In Monomorium pharaonis isolate MP-MQ-018 chromosome 3, ASM1337386v2, whole genome shotgun sequence, a genomic segment contains:
- the LOC105828729 gene encoding KICSTOR complex protein SZT2, with the protein MASAKSEDRTVLEAETIFLLMKKGFPISRNVRAQWLLEHLDSVISIQCPNIKNKEEPELEIVSVLPKDKSAAWSIDTSYQFLYKVVSTTSIVFLAHKYRMVFSLDLSPSLATVDVQNGEIVIDEVCLATKRCLEGITKSFTIPGSRRVMQPEIYVTVIAHTPFFTSPAQQVLVQGWLITADNVNSLTQYIEKQLYLLEERVATVTAIANQQLENLRAESERLVGRLFEESSNCLNKNNCNISIVSPEASFVNMLRYGMLALTLLPEHSCAHMVIVTDGIVGIKNAHTLDSIIQQLRATTVACSILRVGSAYDPQCADGLVPYQDLLYFIAAATLGSYMSFNSYVMSAHGTDMNLYHKHFLCWQLYRDLSNHDTWDRHCWRTENNCFHGHKSGQLLKKKQIDDKVTCTLSSLLCCRLREGYLIKRASIRDDILEINFELLWKTNVFLEYLVSCPWSSKSLSLSNVIQYTITIEAPYEFLHDITCLSKKPLNSHYRQGVISRFWTALTSLTESDNMLAHFSWFPGSGWTWYSVPDTIRSGMPVFYLSSYPSPSTVQLSDAACPQFGQIWQPVVSLDPLQWARWMHTQRITLILAYDRPLPRHLHQANQSGRFQCVQSRQAAAVLYAMLKNWATFVLVENHTYVQFIYREVEKPPVSFSLIRINCKALCVVLNIAFAGGTEGVVRHNVVVDLVDRLSKLTLPNRPTEQREIPCCTIIHKSLERILVRYERIPSNLSMVVFPDGTQPTCTRTAPGLGLLGGSLTTTLSRYLYHNRWLWHVKRPFVQTIPGITLSRLNITAIARILSTITKIRLREGFNFAYSAAGITNMVLEVQMQGFGNDENSYPCIIQYVLFPPHVVPNTTLERDSGTEDDTEEGTAEAEVWTEDSEGYSDFQIVTEVWVEPQCGYVQMPTQSIATYMHPLQYHQLPDVIARIDEECINALLTLEYLSLLCQITPVEKDTEIVFGQAHQGVKYHGVGTSTDRIAECSNLTEPFEATPIIDERIHPMYFSFDTLSILSKCQQAELLFSMFADDSVHVDEARDSANRILMANFLEHMKQLHNKELLLTSAESQRFTKMLLSRPRENIPPLPFFMQREKNYKDDTLDTYPRWKCFVKGISTTHVIITILPATEKDVHLIMYTGDNCTSNNSEKNCDSDIFDLDLNEKVSSPTLCAENLSDFVTLEHRESKISSQSTTANSTSKANVNHNFDNADNEGSLVIPVYVYDCSLALLIDALVGQLKLPQNKDIYQDHTFKVGEQVSEDFISLKSESNTKPSSPEPKSEDSDNISSDQRSLMEHCKLLSLAHCHCYVVAVYKSLALQQSLSYEDMEAAVAQCEENLIEINITNYLRSVCRHLSILSEGDLLNQLKISACNDIKPLHSLIRNKFKKIMAVAFRPVPAHPEFYYCLPSWMSEKMEVISQRTDSDDDLDEFTCHSEMPPKTDNSSNQVSQAVNITWPVTNLHNNEKLSHSNSKDSLISDFDEENTWNTKDQPLFLHLSCSIRFHSELFSIPVKLMPTCFTEIIQRINDGKERNLAELSLDDLKVTLDIICLSLPREVLEVSLERYPTLRTTSYCSASTFGSMPSGSSPGTNAKTESVQERIQPQLLQHHAVTSLRDEIEWLLRDETATALLDHPSPNADTLKFIAQHVSESTGRSSCSLDKVPLHFVFPSESSLPKFLKELRNLEIDKYCICQEADLFYFVKKPETVVCNIEADTLNTDIEEQLLKDDESVENMEEEEIPITTIQINRQDSGDAPGYYSEISSIAEGKHGTDDGYEGDSSNSEDDYQWLIELDKRRNYLPNFWLIMSVENNHVNVYFHCRFLELSSPEVDCYLQIQKMLLGQIKAICRRVNQYLLLQNLHDTRICDLLLEPESTEDHNAWRESGGESGNLFQNHSSSTFNVTPGMFRCPVIWEEPFNLHPRLKTGPGRSGLSRGIKALHGVLNRFSVNNRNNMFVYQENNENVFYLRLHEQTNDIKPLQNKLSESDEKLVVSRSNSVASLSQAKGIGLVNDHVIANDTRPRVRSFGEKESDIMNRTGDSIVLMVHGISEAGPEVKRDLVQVLQNRLDDAVLEVLSVMLSRNPMCKLTPADVHFIQKPYKSPECIVRLSVQPHCLRCMDALGYYLRQNILQFLYTPKYTDLGAHYHFQDYTPLDGTRKRVSESDIFLYNQSHSSGNKGIACIALAIVDSKGESPAYPNNSNESSFPKLLRIENFESIVSTNVYDHKNDSKLSAQTLIEFRIWKQGRVNLESLILKLSSAVKHGTWDLVTEYNLLATPLTEPIVINPTTKDDEIIVENKEIQTLTKISESQKISDNLTINQYELGEKGKLSETYHTTLARWFQFALEMNVPAVKKHEVIIHHRHAIPVIVRELQNLIRSQDTDTSSKVFILQDRQPFLNQFVVSHKAGSAPKWSDSVRNNSDQSLAENTEESANSPVYVPHEFNKDEQTTYIKCILIARNFHQWKTSLSKEIDPELLAPKDQKQLQKFNPLISESNFVPRQRILLAEILSDNIIIYMYNWSKEKSEKLIKQTTSLGTWLSSRSSLFTSIIMQKLGIFHHKLTREPQQREHSSQYYQINDMESLAKFPSQSNTDKDWTRSSNRAQSMKNNMFSWVQVVGQAMRDAKPNATHSYNTTDAVVKAAYDLQDLRHREKKIKEDLDKLYAMWQSRTPNIPISLNALNTFKQHSRLIHFCHTPLLFLPAWRLQSAATRDHSLTPPQSSHFGLNVNEQLLQPVQLSRQEATNAIMIKWHQELCKSMLSEYKQYLQILGFNPIQVELPHKTDEEHVEQHSYYLKKSMLGGILLFEVHLSQPFFIVKLHIIECNRLQTKTSSGMMNQFVLSFVDVCDKIQINMHLHSFTYDFHLRCIHSYIAGTGLWSLQQGYHLTHFMDDFIKYYSKAPNYARNLIYSDIITIRDIAIPARTLYSYLLSHEKVYGMRVFVMSGELQESHDNEYVLIKLQSTPSVSYCDAHDTKCTDDFDVALIVSRVEQSPQIERTEITLKYYLMLTSKRELYPKREVENNKLGKFRTVYSVGKPPINSSHTESPVESSSISPLPPFVKGNSKTEMLNVDQQEKSLDSTSDVITKDTDVKTVNYNIHDSSAPTPPPVPNSPLAQNSNIPSTVSSTNASSSSSPHLVQIRQESVNYLGYYSSHEQLMQQMIMAQAKAARQHITNMVERGALQCRTHLLWDKLLENKTSMTYTEFRELCSLAYIEPLINLDPRLGPFVNQPVSWYQALSKVLQNKYQEHHKQFITSDGNITHHLILHPTLLQAFMMLTIDMHTSRGDLCAVYRKSTEINMPMNMEDVYALIEGFVNACCFHLWMGLCSQ; encoded by the exons ATGGCGAGTGCGAAGAGCGAG GACAGAACAGTGTTAGAGGCAGAGACTATCTTTCTATTAATGAAGAAGGGCTTTCCAATCTCTCGCAATGTTAGAGCTCAATGGCTGCTGGAACATTTGGACTCTGTGATAAGTATACAATgtccaaatataaaaaataaggagGAACCAGAACTGGAGATAGTGTCAGTGCTGCCAAAGGATAAATCTGCTGCATGGTCTATAGACACCAGCTACCAATTCCTTTATAAAGTTGTTTCAACAACATCGATTGTATTCCTGGCACACAAATACAGGATGGTCTTTAGCTTAGATTTGAGTCCATCACTTGCCACTGTT GATGTACAAAATGGAGAAATTGTCATTGATGAGGTATGCCTGGCGACAAAGAGGTGTCTTGAGGGTATAACCAAATCA TTTACAATACCAGGCAGCAGACGCGTAATGCAGCCTGAAATTTATGTGACTGTGATAGCTCATACGCCATTCTTTACGAGTCCAGCGCAACAAGTACTAGTACAAGGATGGCTGATCACTGCAGATAATGTCAACTCTCTCACGCAATATATAGAGAAACAGCTGTATCTGTTAGAGGAGAGAGTGGCAACCGTCACAGCTATAGCTAATCAGCAGTTAGAGAATTTGAGGGCTGAGAGCGAGCGTTTGGTAGGGAGGCTTTTTGAGGAAAGCAGCAACtgcttaaacaaaaataactgtaatatTTCCATAGTTTCGCCAGAAGCCAGTTTTGTAAATATGTTGAGATATGGGATGCTGGCTTTAACGCTTTTACCTGAACACAGCTGTGCAC atatgGTAATAGTCACGGACGGTATCGTTGGAATAAAAAATGCCCACACGTTAGATTCCATTATTCAGCAACTACGCGCGACAACGGTCGCGTGTAGCATTTTACGCGTAGGCAGCGCGTACGATCCACAATGTGCGGACGGTTTAGTGCCATATCAAGATCTGCTGTATTTTATTGCCGCGGCTACGCTCGGTAGTTATATGTCCTTCAATTCGTATGTG ATGTCTGCGCATGGAACAGATATGAATCTTtatcataaacattttttatgttggCAATTATATCGTGATTTATCGAATCATGATACATGGGATCGTCACTGCTGGAgaactgaaaataattgttttcatgGACATAAAAGCGGTCaactcttgaaaaaaaaacagatcgATGACAAAGTTACTTGTACCCTAAGCAGTCTGTTGTGTTGTCGTTTAAGAGAAGGATACTTGATAAAAAGAGCTAGTATACGAGACGAcattcttgaaataaattttgaattattatggAAAACCAATGTTTTCTTGGAATATTTAGTATCATGTCCATGGTCTTCAAAATCGTTATCTCTGTCCAATGTGATACAATATACCATTACTATAGAag CACCATATGAATTTTTACATGACATTACATGTCTATCAAAGAAACCATTGAACTCGCATTATCGTCAAGGTGTCATCTCTCGTTTTTGGACGGCATTGACATCGTTAACTGAAAGTGACAATATGTTAGCGCACTTTAGTTGGTTTCCAGGATCTGGATGGACTTGGTACAGCGTACCAGACACCATCAGAAGTGGAATGCCCGTGTTTTACTTGTCGTCTTATCCATCACCAAGTACAGTACAACTTAG tgaCGCTGCCTGCCCCCAGTTTGGACAGATATGGCAACCGGTTGTCTCTTTAGATCCCCTTCAATGGGCGCGTTGGATGCACACTCAGAGGATCACGTTAATCTTAGCTTATGATAGGCCATTACCAAGGCATCTTCATCAAGCAAATCAAAGCGGTCGTTTCCAATGCGTTCAAAGCCGACAAGCAGCGGCCGTGCTGTATGCTATGTTGAAAAATTGGGCAACTTTTGTACTAGTCGAGAATCACACGTATGTCCAGTTCATATACAGAGAAGTAGAGAAGCCGCCAGTGTCGTTCTCGTTAATTCGTATTAATTGTAAAGCGCTCTGCGTTGTACTCAATATAGCATTTGCTGGCGGCACCGAAGGTGTTGTCCGCCACAATGTAGTTGTTGATCTCGTGGATAGACTATCCAAGCTCACGTTACCAAATCGACCGACAGAGCAACGTGAGATTCCATGTTGcacaataatacataaatcacTCGAGCGAATTCTCGTAAGATATGAGCGTATACCGAGCAATCTGAGTATGGTGGTATTTCCTGACGGAACTCAGCCGACCTGTACTAGGACCGCACCAGGACTAGGATTATTGGGAGGTAGTCTGACTACAACCTTGTCTAGATATTTATATCACAATCGTTGGTTGTGGCACGTGAAGCGACCGTTTGTTCAGACCATTCCAGGAATTACTTTGTCCAGATTAAATATCACTGCGATCGCAAGAATACTCTCTACAATTACCAA AATACGTCTAAGAGAAGGCTTTAATTTCGCGTATTCAGCAGCTGGCATCACAAACATGGTGTTAGAAGTGCAAATGCAGGGCTTCGGAAACGACGAGAATTCTTATCCGTGTATTATTCAGTACGTCTTGTTTCCGCCACATGTTGTGCCGAATACAACATTAGAACGCGATAGCGGTACTGAAGATGATACGGAAGAAG GTACCGCTGAGGCGGAAGTGTGGACTGAAGATTCTGAAGGCTACAGCGATTTTCAAATCGTTACGGAGGTTTGGGTTGAACCCCAATGCGGCTATGTGCAAATGCCTACACAATCGATTGCTACGTACATGCATCCTCTACAGTATCATCAATTACCAGATGTA ATTGCTCGAATAGACGAGGAGTGTATTAATGCTCTATTGACCCTAGAATATTTGAGTCTCTTGTGTCAAATAACACCGGTGGAAAAAGATACAGAGATTGTGTTCGGACAAGCGCACCAAGGAGTCAAATATCACGGTGTGGGCACGTCTACAGATCGTATCGCGGAATGTTCAAATCTAACCGAGCCCTTTGAGGCGACGCCGATCATCGACGAGAGGATACATCCTATGTACTTTTCGTTCGATACTTTGAgcattttatcaaaatgtcAGCAGGCGGAACTCTTGTTCTCGATGTTCGCTGATG ATTCTGTACATGTCGATGAGGCTAGGGATAGTGCAAATAGGATCCTTATGGCAAATTTCCTGGAACATATGAAACAATTACACAATAAAGAGTTATTGCTTACATCAGCAGAATCGCAAAGATTCACTAAAATGCTTCTTAGCAGGCCACGCGAGAATATTCCACCATTACCTTTCTTTATGCAAAGAG agaaaaattataaagatgaTACATTAGATACTTATCCGAGATGGAAGTGTTTTGTTAAAGGAATTAGTACGACACacgttattattacaatattaccaGCAACTGAAAAAGACGTCCACCTGATAATGTACACAGGCGACAATTGTACAAGTAATAATTCCGAGAAGAATTGCGATTCTGATATTTTCGATCTCGATTTGAACGAAAAGGTATCATCTCCAACATTGTGTGCAGAAAACTTATCTGACTTTGTGACGTTGGAACATAGGGAGTCAAAAATTTCTAGTCAATCTACCACTGCGAATAGCACGTCGAAAGCTaatgtaaatcataattttgataatgcTGACAATGAGGGAAGCCTTGTTATACCTGTATACGTATATGATTGTTCATTAGCATTATTAATTGATGCACTCGTCGGGCAATTGAAATTACCCCAGAACAAAGACATTTATCAAGATCATACCTTTAAAGTCGGAGAGCAAGTTTCCGAGGATTTTATAAGTCTGAAATCAGAAAGCAACACAAAGCCTTCATCCCCGGAACCAAAAAGCGAAGACTCTGACAATATTTCTAGTG ATCAACGAAGTTTGATGGAACATTGCAAATTGTTGAGCTTAGCACATTGTCATTGTTATGTAGTCGCAGTTTATAAGTCACTTGCATTGCAACAGTCATTAAGCTATGAGGATATGGAAGCCGCTGTTGCACAATGCGAGGAAAACCTTATTgagattaatattacaaattatttacgatCTGTGTGCAGACATTTGAGCATACTATCAGAAGGCGATctgttaaatcaattaaaaatctccGCATGCAACGATATTAAGCCATTACATAGTTTAATCAGAAataagtttaagaaaattatggcAGTCGCATTTAGACCTGTACCCGCGCATCCAGAATTTTATTACTGTTTACCATCGTGGATGTCAGAAAAAATg gaaGTGATATCGCAAAGGACAGATAGCGATGATGATTTAGATGAATTCACATGTCACTCTGAAATGCCTCCAAAAACAGATAATTCTTCTAATCAAG taagTCAAGCTGTCAATATTACATGGCCAGTTACAAATCTTCATAACAACGAGAAGCTATCTCATTCCAACTCGAAAGACTCGCTGATTAGCGATTTCGATGAGGAAAATACATGGAATACGAAGGATCAGCCTCTTTTCCTACACTTAAGCTGCTCGATTCGTTTCCACTCCGAACTTTTCAGTATACCTGTTAAACTGATGCCTACTTGCTTTACCGAAATTATCCAAAGGATTAATGATGGCAAGGAAAGAAATCTTGCTGAATTAAGCCTAGACGATCTGAAAGTTACTTTGGACATCATTTGTTTGAGCCTTCCAAGAGAAGTGTTGGAAGTGTCATTAGAACGTTATCCCACGTTAAGAACGACGTCTTATTGCAGCGCTTCGACGTTTGGTAGTATGCCGAGCGGTAGCAGTCCAGGTACAAATGCGAAGACTGAATCGGTGCAGGAAAGAATACAACCGCAATTGCTTCAGCATCATGCTGTAACCAGCTTGAGGGATGAGATTGAATGGTTATTACGAGATGAAACTGCGACAGCACTTTTGGATCATCCTTCGCCAAATGCAGAtacgttaaaatttatagCACAGCACGTGTCGGAATCTACCGGAAGATCCAGTTGTTCGTTGGATAAAGTACCTTTACATTTTGTCTTCCCATCGGAGAGCAGCCtgccaaaatttttaaaagaattaagaaatCTTGAGATCGACAAATACTGCATTTGCCAAGAAGccgatttattttattttgttaagaaACCAGAAACAGTAGTATGTAACATAGAAGCGGATACATTAAACACAGATATAGAAGAACAGCTTTTAAAAGATG atgaGAGCGTTGAAAATATGGAGGAAGAAGAAATACCTATTACTACAATTCAAATAAACAGACAAGATTCTGGAGATGCGCCGGGTTATTACTCGGAAATATCAAGTATAGCTGAAGGAAAACACGGGACGGATGATGGATATGAAGGCGACAGTAGTAATTCGGAAGATGATTATCAATGGTTGATAGAACTTGATAAACGTAGAAATTACTTACCTAATTTCTGGCTAATTATGAGTGTTGAAAATAATCATGTTAATGTCTATTTTCACTGCAG atTTTTGGAATTGTCCTCGCCAGAAGTGGATTGTTATTTGCAAATACAGAAAATGCTGCTCGGTCAAATCAAAGCTATATGCCGGCGagtaaatcaatatttacttttacaaaatctTCACGATACTCGCATATGCGATCTACTCTTAGAACCAGAATCTACTGAAGATCATAATGCTTGGAGAGAATCTGGCGGTGAGTCGGGAAATCTTTTCCAGAATCACAGTTCTTCAACTTTCAACGTTACGCCAGGCATGTTCAGATGCCCTGTCATTTGGGAGGAACCCTTCAATCTGCATCCCCGCTTAAAAACTGGGCCCGGAAGATCCGGATTGTCCAGAGGAATCAAAGCGTTGCATGGCGTACTTAACAGATTCTCTGTTAATAATCGAAATAATATGTTCgtatatcaagaaaataacGAGAATGTATTTTATCTGCGACTTCACGAGCAGACAAACGACATTAAACCTTTGCAGAATAAATTGTCCGAGAGCGATGAGAAATTAGTTGTTTCGCGCAGCAACAGCGTTGCATCTTTGTCGCAGGCTAAAGGCATCGGGCTGGTGAATGATCATGTGATAGCTAACGACACAAGACCTAGAGTTCGCTCGTTTGGCGAGAAAGAATCGGATATCATGAACAGAACTGGCGATTCAATTGTCCTGATGGTACATGGGATATCGGAAGCCGGTCCGGAGGTCAAACGGGATTTAGTGCAGGTATTGCAAAATCGTCTCGATGACGCGGTGTTGGAAGTGCTGTCTGTAATGTTGTCTCGTAATCCAATGTGCAAGCTAACACCGGCGGACGtgcattttattcaaaaaccATACAAATCTCCCGAGTGTATAGTACGATTATCAGTACAGCCGCATTGTTTACGATGTATGGATGCTTTAGGATATTACTTgagacaaaatattttgcaattcttATATACTCCGAAATATACGGATCTCGGTGCGCACTATCATTTTCAGGATTACACTCCATTAGACGGTACCAGAAAAAGAGTATCCGAATCCgatattttcttatacaaCCAAAGCCACTCGAGTGGTAACAAAGGTATAGCTTGCATCGCGTTAGCTATCGTTGATAGCAAAGGAGAATCTCCAGCATATCCGAATAATTCGAATGAGTCGAGTTTTCCTAAGTTGTTGAGAATCGAAAATTTCGAGAGCATTGTATCGACCAATGTTTACGATCATAAAAACGACTCTAAATTGAGCGCACAAACGTTGATCGAATTTCGAATCTGGAAACAAGGTAGAGTAAATCTGGAATCTTTAATTCTGAAATTGTCCTCTGCCGTGAAACATGGTACCTGGGACTTGGTCACGGAGTATAATCTTCTAGCGACTCCTTTAACGGAACCAATAGTTATTAATCCAACAACAAAAGATGACGAAATTATAGTAGAGAACAAAGAGATTCAGACACTCACAAAGATATCGGAGTCACAAAAAATTTCCGATAATTTAACGATTAATCAATACGAGCTCGGcgaaaaaggaaaattgaGTGAGACTTACCACACTACGCTGGCACGTTGGTTTCAGTTTGCGCTAGAAATGAATGTTCCCGCCGTCAAAAAGCACGAAGTGATCATTCACCATAGGCATGCAATTCCTGTAATTGTTAGAGAATTGCAGAATCTCATTCGTAGTCAGGATACAGACACATCtagtaaagtttttattttacaagatCGACAACCATTCCTGAATCAATTTGTTGTTTCGCATAAAGCTGGATCTGCACCCAAGTGGTCTGATAGCGTCCGGAACAATTCCGATCAATCTTTAGCGGAAAATACAGAGGAAAGTGCAAATTCACCCGTGTACGTGCCacatgaatttaataaagatgaaCAAACTACTTAtatcaaatgtattttaatcgCGAGGAATTTTCATCAATGGAAGACATCTTTGAGTAAAGAAATAGATCCGGAACTGCTTGCTCCTAAGG atcAAAAACAATTGCAGAAATTTAATCCCCTGATATCGGAATCAAATTTTGTGCCTAGGCAGAGGATATTGTTAGCTGAAATATTAAGTGACAAT ataattatttatatgtacaacTGGTCCAAGGAAAAATcggaaaaattgataaaacaaaCGACAAGTTTAGGTACATGGCTTTCCTCTAGGTCGAGTCTGTTTACCAgcataattatgcaaaaattaggTATATTTCATCACAAACTCACCCGAGAACCTCAGCAAAGAGAGCACAGTTCTCAATATTATCAGATTAATGACATGGAAAGTTTAGCGAAATTTCCAAGTCAGTCGAATACCGACAAGGACTGGACGCGATCTAGCAACCGAGCACAATCAATGAAAAACAATATGTTTTCATGGGTTCAAGTGGTTGGGCAGGCAATGCGCGACGCAAAACCAAACGCCACGCATTCTTATAACACGACAGACGCGGTCGTAAAAGCCGCTTACGATTTGCAGGATTTGCGGCAtcgagaaaagaaaattaaag AGGATCTGGACAAATTGTATGCAATGTGGCAGAGTCGCACGCCCAACATACCAATATCACTGAATGCTTTGAACACGTTCAAGCAACATTCTCGTTTAATACATTTCTGCCACACACCCCTCCTCTTTTTGCCAGCATGGCGTTTGCAGTCTGCCGCCACAAGGGATCATTCGTTGACGCCACCACAGTCATCTCACTTTGGCTTGAATGTTAACGAACAGTTATTGCAACCAGTACAATTATCGAGACAAGAAGCGACGAACGCGATTATGATTAAGTGGCATCAAGAACTCTGCAAATCGATGTTGTCCGAATATAAACAGTACTTACAGATTTTGGGCTTCAATCCAATTCAAGTGGAGTTACCGCATAAAAC aGACGAGGAGCATGTGGAACAGCATTCTTATTATCTGAAGAAGTCGATGCTAGGCGGCATTTTACTGTTTGAAGTTCACTTATCGCAGccgttttttattgtaaagttGCATATTATTGAATGCAACCGCTTGCAGACGAAGACGAGTAGTGGTATGATGAACCAA TTTGTACTGAGTTTCGTTGATGTTTGCGACAAGATTCAAATCAACATGCATCTGCATTCGTTCACATATGATTTTCACTTGCGTTGTATTCATTCGTACATCGCTGGAACTGGTCTATGGTCCTTGCAACAAGGCTATCATCTCACTCACTTTATGGATGACTTCATCAAATATTACAGCAAGGCACCAAATTACGCCAGGAATCTAATATACAGCG ACATCATAACGATACGCGATATAGCGATACCTGCACGCACATTGTACTCTTATTTGCTTTCGCATGAGAAAGTATACGGTATGCGTGTATTTGTAATGTCCGGCGAACTTCAAGAATCTCATGACAACGAATACGTCTTAATTAAACTGCAAAGTACTCCCTCAGTTAGTTATTGCGATGCGCACGATACGAAATGTACAGACGACTTCGACGTAGCGTTGATCGTGTCGCGCGTGGAACAGTCGCCGCAAATTGAAAGAACTGAGatcactttaaaatattatctgatGTTGACGAGCAAGAGGGAATTATATCCAAAAAGGGAAGTAGAAAACAATAAGCTGGGCAAGTTTAGAACTGTTTACAGCGTTGGAAAGCCACCTATCAACAGCTCTCATACAGAGAGCCCGGTAGAGTCTAGTTCTATCTCACCTTTACCACCGTTTGTGAAAGGTAATTCTAAGACGGAAATGTTAAACGTTGATCAACAGGAGAAAAGTCTCGATTCGACGAGCGATGTAATTACTAAAGACACCGATGTTAAAACAGTAAATTACAACATTCATGACAGTTCAGCCCCAACGCCTCCACCAGTTCCAAACTCACCTCTAGCTCAAAACTCCAATATCCCGAGTACAGTCTCAAGCACGAAtgcgtcgtcctcgtcgtcacCGCACTTGGTGCAAATTCGCCAGGAATCGGTGAATTACCTAGGCTACTATTCGTCACATGAACAGCTCATGCAACAGATGATCATGGCCCAAGCAAAGGCTGCTCGTCAACATATAACGAACATGGTGGAACGGGGAGCATTGCAGTGTCGAACGCATTTACTTTGGGACAAATTACTGGAAAACAAGACTTCAATGACGTATACCGAATTCAGAGAGCTCTGTTCGTTAGCCTACATTGAACCCCTTATAAATCTCGATCCTAGGCTTGGTCCATTTGTTAACCAACCAGTTTCGTGGTATCAAGCGTTGTCCAAagtgttacaaaataaatatcaagagCATCACAAGCAATTTATTACCTCTGACGGGAATATCACCCATCATCTCATACTACATCCGACTCTTCTGCAAGCGTTCATGATGTTGACTATCGATATGCACACATCGCGAGGC GACTTATGCGCAGTTTATCGGAAATCCACGGAGATTAACATGCCGATGAACATGGAAGACGTCTATGCTTTAATCGAAGGTTTTGTCAATGCTTGTTGCTTCCACTTATGGATGGGCCTTTGCAGCCAGTGA